A single region of the Triticum dicoccoides isolate Atlit2015 ecotype Zavitan chromosome 2B, WEW_v2.0, whole genome shotgun sequence genome encodes:
- the LOC119362196 gene encoding uncharacterized protein LOC119362196 — protein sequence MANANQDPDSVALLVVPCLDCGRLVVTFVAKRGQFAGEPFYNYKRRNHNPGRGGCDFYMWQEAYAEHLATLGPVAQINQGQQEIAAPNQGCQMQAADGGVGQQNGAPEASHLASAASEAAGSSLTVAAVAQHQATIALDPASINFVVSVGK from the exons ATGGCGAACGCCAACCAAGATCCAGATTCGGTGGCCCTGCTTGTAGTCCCGTGCTTGGATTGCGGCAGGTTAGTGGTGACGTTCGTCGCGAAGCGTGGTCAGTTCGCCGGCGAGCCGTTCTACAACTACAAGCGTCGCAATCACAAT CCGGGGAGAGGTGGATGTGATTTCTACATGTGGCAGGAAGCCTACGCGGAACACCTGGCTACGCTTGGACCGGTAGCGCAAATCAATCAAGGTCAGCAGGAAATCGCAGCACCAAATCAAGGTTGTCAGATGCAGGCGGCGGATGGTGGGGTGGGGCAGCAGAACGGTGCACCGGAAGCCTCGCATTTGGCGTCGGCGGCAAGCGAAGCTGCAGGATCTTCCCTCACTGTGGCGGCTGTTGCTCAGCATCAGGCAACCATCGCCCTCGACCCTGCATCGATCAATTTCGTGGTGTCTGTTGGCAAGTAG